One genomic segment of Mesoterricola silvestris includes these proteins:
- a CDS encoding response regulator transcription factor, whose product MAEPGPSLLLAEDDAPFRERLATALRRRGLEVQAASCVPEALALAREESPEWALVDLRMPGGSGLDLVRELKGLDPETRVVVLTAYGSIATALEAVRLGAAHYLTKPADVDRILAAFTGGPSAPEEASTPSLDLVEWEHLQRVLADCEGNVSEAARRLGMHRRSLQRKLDRTRPPR is encoded by the coding sequence ATGGCTGAGCCCGGGCCCTCCCTGCTGCTGGCGGAGGACGACGCGCCCTTCCGGGAGCGCCTGGCCACGGCCCTGCGCCGCCGCGGCCTGGAGGTGCAGGCGGCCTCCTGCGTTCCCGAGGCGCTGGCCCTGGCCCGGGAGGAGAGCCCCGAGTGGGCCCTGGTGGATCTCCGCATGCCCGGGGGCTCGGGCCTGGACTTGGTGCGGGAATTGAAGGGCCTGGACCCGGAGACCCGGGTGGTGGTGCTCACGGCCTACGGCAGCATCGCCACGGCCCTGGAGGCGGTGCGCCTGGGCGCGGCCCACTACCTGACCAAGCCCGCGGACGTGGACCGCATCCTGGCCGCCTTCACCGGCGGCCCCAGCGCCCCGGAGGAGGCGTCCACCCCCTCCCTGGACCTGGTGGAATGGGAACACCTCCAGCGGGTGCTGGCGGACTGCGAAGGCAATGTCTCCGAGGCCGCCCGGCGCCTGGGCATGCACCGCCGCTCCCTGCAGCGGAAGCTGGACCGGACCCGGCCGCCGCGCTGA
- a CDS encoding DUF2795 domain-containing protein: protein MTRGVGGESPSNIALHLKGIDFPCQKGDLVAHVRKGDPDPAVMKALDGLPDRKYTTMADVMEGFGEEQRS, encoded by the coding sequence ATGACCCGAGGCGTCGGCGGAGAATCTCCGTCCAACATCGCGCTCCATCTCAAAGGAATCGATTTCCCCTGTCAGAAGGGGGATCTCGTCGCCCACGTCAGGAAGGGGGACCCGGACCCGGCGGTCATGAAGGCCCTGGACGGCCTGCCCGACCGGAAATACACCACCATGGCCGACGTCATGGAGGGCTTCGGGGAGGAACAGCGCTCCTGA
- a CDS encoding chemotaxis protein CheB: protein MHKAPRSTRTPKRIPPDVVDAVVRGGEAGLTDEELHDVLQVGSPGAPKERPPKLDFPLVALGASAGGLGAFEAFFSGLPDGQAGMAFVLVQHLAPDHASILASLLARYTELSVHEAVDGIRVQPDCVYVIPPGRDMALHDGALRLFLPAQPRGIRTTIDFFFRTLAEELGERAICIILSGTGSDGTQGVRMVKGEGGMVMVQAPDTTEFDGMPRSALSTGLVDYVLPPDQMMGALRHYVDHAFGDRRSRAATPSAVQALPQVVAVLRHRTTHDFSQYKESTVLRRLERRMVLHRLEKVEAYLDFLKTDPQEVDALFHDLLIGVTAFFRDREAFLELRRTVIPALLDGREPGGLVRVWVCGCSTGEEAYSLAILLRHHLEEHRLNLRVQVFATDIDRMAIDTARKGVYATCHVPDIPEEFLARFFTRDLENGTLLVNPSVRDMLVFSEQDVIKDPPLSRMDLITCRNVMIYMNVSLQRKIIPLFHYALNAGGILFLGSSETLGENGPMFQTVHRKHKLFRRREGILRVPELPPMNRPAREMGLRGRGEDRAGPLRLGDPRLGYRSMLEQALVNHYLQSALLTDDRGDILHVLGRCGAYLEPAQGDAAFNVLAMARPGLKSAMLSAFQEASRNKGQVGRRSVPFRPEGAPPMRVGITVRALPPSPILLTSPDHFLVVLEEEHRWEAHRDREAPPDPPQAPVEALVAALEDELRTKDAYIQTTLEEMATSNEELNSANEELQSINEEMSSANEELETSKEELQSVNEELGTVNAELQNKVAELSQAYSDINSLLSGTGVGILVVDRQLRIVRFTPALAQLINLVPGDVGRPLKHLSTNLVGPFQLDEEIRRVLATGASADFEVQARKGAWYLLHLRPSPPLDPAQDGVVVTCVDISCRRQVETDLGDWENQLTALNEAGFGVFRIDHQSGRTFLSAHLRAMLGLAAGREFTAEELSALLHPEGARLLPADRDETWSTSYAAGADRRVVTTLGRVIFEQTPEARIPVRESGICTTTLDGVVLTRQDGPPAPQGEEPSP, encoded by the coding sequence ATGCACAAGGCCCCGCGAAGCACCCGAACCCCCAAGCGCATCCCGCCCGACGTGGTGGACGCCGTCGTGAGGGGCGGGGAGGCGGGGCTCACCGATGAGGAACTGCACGACGTGCTCCAGGTGGGCTCCCCCGGCGCGCCCAAGGAGCGGCCCCCCAAGCTGGATTTCCCCCTGGTGGCCCTGGGCGCCTCGGCGGGGGGGCTGGGGGCCTTCGAGGCCTTCTTCTCGGGCCTTCCGGATGGGCAGGCGGGAATGGCCTTCGTGCTGGTGCAGCACCTGGCGCCGGACCACGCCAGCATCCTGGCCAGCCTCCTGGCGCGGTACACGGAGCTTTCGGTGCACGAGGCGGTGGACGGCATCCGGGTTCAGCCCGACTGCGTCTACGTGATCCCCCCGGGCCGGGACATGGCCCTGCACGACGGGGCCCTGCGGCTCTTCCTGCCGGCCCAGCCCCGGGGGATCCGCACCACCATCGATTTCTTCTTCCGCACCCTGGCGGAGGAACTGGGGGAAAGGGCCATTTGCATCATCCTTTCCGGCACCGGCAGCGACGGCACCCAGGGGGTGCGCATGGTGAAGGGGGAGGGGGGCATGGTGATGGTGCAGGCCCCCGACACCACCGAATTCGACGGCATGCCCCGCAGCGCCCTCTCCACCGGCCTGGTGGACTACGTGTTGCCGCCGGACCAGATGATGGGGGCCCTGCGGCACTACGTGGACCACGCCTTCGGGGACCGGCGCAGCCGGGCCGCCACCCCCTCGGCGGTGCAGGCGCTCCCCCAGGTTGTCGCGGTGCTGCGGCACCGCACCACCCACGACTTCTCCCAGTACAAGGAAAGCACCGTCCTGCGCCGCCTGGAGCGGCGCATGGTGCTGCACCGCCTGGAGAAGGTGGAGGCCTACCTGGACTTCCTGAAGACCGATCCCCAGGAGGTGGACGCGCTGTTCCACGACCTGCTCATCGGGGTGACGGCTTTCTTCCGGGACCGGGAGGCCTTCCTGGAACTGCGCCGCACCGTCATCCCCGCCCTGCTGGACGGCCGGGAGCCCGGGGGGCTGGTGCGGGTGTGGGTGTGCGGCTGCTCCACGGGGGAGGAAGCGTACAGCCTGGCCATCCTGCTCCGCCACCACCTGGAGGAGCACCGGCTCAACCTGCGGGTGCAGGTGTTCGCCACGGACATCGACAGGATGGCCATCGACACGGCCCGCAAGGGCGTGTACGCCACCTGCCACGTGCCGGATATCCCGGAGGAATTCCTGGCCCGGTTCTTCACCAGGGACTTGGAGAACGGCACGCTGCTGGTCAATCCGTCCGTCCGGGACATGCTGGTCTTTTCCGAGCAGGACGTCATCAAGGATCCGCCCCTTTCCAGGATGGATCTCATCACCTGCCGGAACGTCATGATCTACATGAACGTCTCCCTGCAGCGGAAGATCATCCCGCTCTTCCATTACGCCCTCAACGCGGGGGGCATCCTGTTCCTGGGCTCCTCCGAGACCCTGGGGGAGAACGGGCCGATGTTCCAGACCGTCCACCGCAAGCACAAGCTCTTCCGGCGGCGGGAGGGGATCCTGCGGGTGCCGGAGCTCCCCCCCATGAACCGGCCCGCCCGGGAGATGGGACTCCGGGGCCGGGGGGAGGACCGGGCGGGGCCTCTGCGCCTGGGGGATCCGCGCCTGGGGTACCGGAGCATGCTGGAACAGGCCCTGGTGAACCACTACCTCCAGTCCGCCCTGCTCACGGATGACCGGGGGGACATCCTCCACGTCCTGGGGCGGTGCGGCGCCTACCTGGAACCCGCCCAGGGGGACGCGGCCTTCAATGTGCTGGCCATGGCCCGGCCGGGCCTCAAGAGCGCCATGCTCAGCGCCTTCCAGGAAGCGTCCCGGAACAAGGGGCAGGTGGGCCGCCGATCCGTTCCCTTCCGCCCGGAGGGAGCCCCCCCCATGCGCGTGGGCATCACGGTGCGGGCCCTGCCGCCCTCGCCCATCCTCCTGACCTCGCCGGACCACTTCCTGGTGGTCCTGGAGGAGGAGCACCGCTGGGAAGCCCATCGGGACAGGGAAGCCCCGCCGGATCCCCCGCAGGCCCCCGTGGAGGCCCTGGTGGCGGCCCTGGAGGACGAGCTGCGGACCAAGGACGCCTACATCCAGACGACCCTGGAGGAAATGGCCACCTCCAACGAGGAACTGAATTCCGCCAACGAGGAACTGCAGTCCATCAACGAGGAGATGTCCTCCGCCAACGAGGAGCTGGAGACCTCCAAGGAGGAGCTCCAGTCCGTCAACGAGGAGCTTGGCACAGTGAATGCCGAACTTCAGAACAAGGTGGCGGAGCTGTCCCAGGCCTACAGCGACATCAACAGCCTCCTGAGCGGAACCGGGGTGGGGATCCTGGTGGTGGACCGGCAGCTGCGCATCGTGCGCTTCACCCCCGCCCTGGCGCAGCTCATCAACCTCGTGCCGGGGGACGTGGGCCGGCCCCTGAAGCATTTGTCCACCAACCTGGTGGGTCCGTTCCAGCTGGACGAGGAGATCCGGAGGGTCCTGGCCACGGGCGCCAGCGCGGATTTCGAAGTGCAGGCCCGGAAGGGCGCATGGTACCTGTTGCACCTGCGGCCGTCGCCCCCCCTGGATCCCGCCCAGGACGGGGTGGTGGTCACCTGCGTGGACATCAGCTGCCGCAGGCAGGTGGAGACGGATCTGGGCGATTGGGAAAACCAGCTCACGGCCCTGAACGAAGCGGGCTTCGGGGTGTTCCGCATCGACCACCAGTCCGGCCGGACCTTCCTTTCCGCCCACCTGCGCGCCATGCTGGGCCTGGCCGCCGGACGGGAGTTCACGGCGGAGGAACTCTCGGCCCTGCTGCACCCTGAGGGGGCGCGGCTGCTTCCCGCGGACCGGGATGAAACCTGGAGCACCTCGTACGCCGCCGGCGCGGACCGGCGGGTGGTCACCACCCTCGGCCGGGTGATTTTCGAACAGACCCCGGAGGCCCGCATTCCGGTGCGGGAGTCGGGCATCTGCACCACCACGCTGGATGGCGTTGTCCTGACCCGCCAGGACGGGCCGCCGGCACCCCAGGGAGAGGAGCCTTCCCCATGA
- a CDS encoding sensor histidine kinase: MSMYGWTPDFDRPNKHDPWPEVRSFAEGLTPGSPPLSLVPGEDENVQDLINELIVAHLETQAQNEELRQAHWALEATREHYFELFHCAPLGSLVLDGKGIIRESNLAAEDLLQLPSRKLRNRPLGRFVQQEDHGAYAKCLAWSVQGGASRQCRVRLRQGGRFVPVAVALRRPMGAQPEAPLLANLLEMDGTGAERAPAPQVRLEPRMAGLTGLARRFSQETTRAMASIRSLVESQMVHAPPGSALARDLEAIRELCRMGRGFALGLAGFAKERLATVQSIDLNALVCDEMTLLKGQGAAVRVAPDLDPGLRLIPGDPSALATCLIHLCANALEAMPGGGTLGLATRNETEDAVLLEVSDTGAGMAPEVLERAAEPLFSTRRHRNAAGLGLSLVYGAMRAHHGRMELESALGEGTTVRLHFSAVRSV; this comes from the coding sequence ATGAGCATGTATGGATGGACACCGGATTTCGATAGACCGAACAAGCATGACCCTTGGCCGGAGGTGCGTTCCTTCGCCGAAGGCCTCACCCCGGGGTCGCCGCCCCTGAGCCTGGTTCCCGGGGAGGACGAGAACGTCCAGGACCTCATCAACGAACTGATCGTGGCCCACCTGGAGACCCAGGCCCAGAACGAGGAGCTGCGCCAGGCCCACTGGGCCCTGGAGGCCACCCGGGAGCACTATTTCGAACTGTTCCACTGCGCCCCCCTGGGCTCCCTGGTGCTGGACGGCAAGGGGATCATCCGGGAAAGCAATCTGGCCGCGGAGGATCTCCTGCAGCTGCCGTCCCGCAAGTTGCGGAACCGGCCCCTGGGGCGGTTCGTGCAGCAGGAGGACCATGGCGCCTACGCCAAGTGCCTGGCCTGGTCCGTGCAGGGGGGCGCTTCCCGCCAGTGCCGGGTGCGGCTGCGCCAGGGGGGGCGTTTCGTGCCGGTGGCCGTGGCCCTCCGCCGGCCCATGGGGGCGCAGCCGGAGGCGCCCCTGCTGGCGAACCTGCTGGAAATGGACGGGACCGGGGCGGAGCGGGCCCCGGCCCCCCAGGTCCGCCTGGAGCCGCGCATGGCGGGGCTCACCGGGCTGGCCCGGCGCTTTTCCCAGGAGACCACCCGGGCCATGGCCTCCATCCGCTCCCTGGTGGAGTCCCAGATGGTCCATGCGCCCCCCGGCAGCGCCCTGGCCCGGGACCTGGAGGCCATCCGGGAACTGTGCCGCATGGGCCGGGGCTTCGCCCTGGGCCTGGCCGGGTTCGCCAAGGAGCGGCTGGCCACGGTGCAATCCATCGATCTCAACGCCCTGGTGTGCGACGAAATGACCCTGCTCAAGGGCCAGGGCGCGGCGGTGCGGGTCGCCCCCGACCTGGACCCGGGGCTGAGGCTCATTCCCGGCGACCCCTCGGCCCTGGCCACCTGCCTGATCCACCTCTGCGCCAACGCCCTGGAAGCCATGCCCGGCGGCGGGACCCTGGGCCTGGCCACCCGCAACGAAACCGAGGACGCGGTGCTCCTGGAAGTGAGCGACACCGGCGCCGGCATGGCGCCGGAGGTGCTGGAGCGGGCAGCCGAGCCCCTCTTTTCCACCCGGCGCCACCGCAACGCCGCGGGCCTGGGGCTCTCCCTGGTGTACGGCGCCATGCGGGCCCACCACGGCCGCATGGAACTGGAAAGCGCCCTGGGCGAAGGCACCACCGTGAGGCTGCACTTCTCGGCTGTTCGCTCGGTATAG